One genomic segment of Synechococcales cyanobacterium T60_A2020_003 includes these proteins:
- a CDS encoding IS5/IS1182 family transposase, translating to AETTMFRFKTIFGGNLSARQFDNQAVELFIKCVALNRMIQIAKPDSYKVEG from the coding sequence TTGCTGAAACTACCATGTTCCGCTTTAAGACTATTTTTGGGGGCAATCTCAGTGCACGTCAATTTGACAATCAAGCCGTGGAATTGTTCATCAAATGTGTTGCGCTCAACCGCATGATTCAGATCGCTAAACCCGATAGCTACAAGGTTGAAGGTTAA
- a CDS encoding GDP-mannose mannosyl hydrolase, which yields MYLDEDEFLDIIKKTPLVSIDLIVRDENQNILLGCRKNRPAQGKWFVPGGRIRKDESIANACSRISQKELGVHVSADDTRFLGVYEHLYDDNVAGIPGFGTHYVVLGHEVMLPASQLSPPTEQHTEYRWLSERQILQDPDVHENTKLYFCE from the coding sequence ATGTACCTAGATGAGGACGAGTTCCTGGACATTATCAAAAAAACGCCGCTTGTGTCGATAGATTTGATCGTCCGAGATGAGAATCAAAACATTTTGCTAGGATGCCGCAAAAATAGACCAGCCCAAGGGAAATGGTTTGTGCCTGGTGGTCGGATTCGGAAAGACGAATCGATTGCAAATGCGTGTTCCCGAATCTCCCAGAAAGAACTGGGTGTTCACGTTAGCGCAGATGATACCCGATTTCTAGGTGTATACGAGCATTTGTACGACGACAATGTTGCTGGCATCCCCGGTTTTGGAACCCATTATGTTGTCCTAGGGCATGAGGTCATGCTCCCTGCAAGTCAACTTTCTCCACCCACGGAGCAGCATACGGAGTACCGTTGGTTATCTGAACGCCAAATCTTGCAAGATCCAGATGTTCACGAAAATACAAAGCTTTATTTCTGCGAGTAG